DNA sequence from the Desulfocurvibacter africanus subsp. africanus DSM 2603 genome:
ACAGGCAGGAGCAGTGCAAGCCATCCGGCATGCATCCCTCTGCCCAAGCCGTTTCTGTCCGCCGATCGGAAACGCTTATTGGCATTCATGGAGCCTCCTGACACGAATATCCCACTCTGCCACCCTAGCAGATGCGCGAGAAAACGGGCAATTCTTTTCCTTTCGCATGGACTTCCGAATCAGGTGGGATCACTGCGCCCGGGCAAGGCTGGACAGGTATCGGAGAGACTCCGCGACCATGGCAATCCGCCAATGAATTACGCGGAGCCTGGAGGGCTCATATCAAAAAAATGTCCCTGGCGGGTGGAATGCTCCTTGCGGCCGCCTCTGAAATGCCGAGGCGGCCGCAAGGTGAAAGGCTACTTGTAGTAAATCTTGAGGGCGTTGGTGTGCCGTTCGCCCTGGCCAGGCGTGGGTTGGCCCGAAGTGAGCACCACGTTGTCCCCCGGCGCGAAGGCGGGGTTATCCTGGACGAAGCGTTCCACGCGCGCCATGTGCCGCTCGATGGACGTGTCGGCCTTGCGCGGGTTCACGCCCCAGAAGAAGTTCATGTAGCGCATGACCCGCTCGTCCGGCGTCAGGCAGTAGATGGGCGTGGCCGGTCGGCGACTGGACAGGAAACGCGCGGTGCTGCCGCTGTCCGAATGGCTGATGATCGCCTTGCTCTCGGCGTTCTCGGCCAACAGCGCCGCGGCATAGGCCAGGTACTTGACCGGATTCTTCTCCTTCTTGGGCATGTAGGGCCCTTGGATGCGTTCCAGGAAGTACGCCTCGGCGCTCATGGAGATTTCATTGATGAAGCGCACCACGCGCTCGGGGTACTTGCCCACGGCCGTCTCCTCCGAGAGCATCACGCAGTCCGCGCCGTCCATGATCGCATTGGCCACATCCGTGGCTTCGGCCCGCGTGGGCACAGGGTTCTGGACCATGGACAGGAGCATCTGCGTGGCCACGATGCTGCCCTTGTGGGCGTGGCGGCAGGCGCGCAGCACGCGCTTCTGGATGACCGGCAGCTCGGCCATGGAGCACTCCAGGCCCAGGTCGCCGCGCGCAACCATGACCGCATCGGTGAGCTCCAGGATAGGCTCCAGGCGATCCAGGGCGTTCTTGCGTTCCAGTTTGGCGATGACCGGAATCCAGGTGCCGTGCTTGCGGATCTCTTCCTTGATGTCGATGATATCCTGCTCATGCTGCACGAAGGACAAGGCCACGGCGTCCAGGCCGATCTCCAGGCCCTCGTGAAGGTCCTTGCGGTCCTTGGTGGTCAATGCCGGCATGGGATGGAACTTGCCGGGAAAGGCAATGCCCTTGTGCGAGGTCAGGATGCCGTCGTTCAAGGCCTCCATTACATAGAGCTTGTTGTGCACCGCGGTCTGCGTGATGGTGAACTGCAGCATGCCGTCGGACAGGGACACGGGCATGCCCGACTCCAGGCCAACCAGCAGCTCGGGAATATCCAGGCTGATGAAGGCGCAGCCCTCGGCCTT
Encoded proteins:
- the pyk gene encoding pyruvate kinase, which codes for MRTKIIATLGPASMDYEVMKVLAQNGVRVFRLNFSHSDAAFFEPIVRNIRRLESELGIPLTALGDLCGPKVRIGDVQGSPLSVERGCMVYLGLPEMEGKAEGCAFISLDIPELLVGLESGMPVSLSDGMLQFTITQTAVHNKLYVMEALNDGILTSHKGIAFPGKFHPMPALTTKDRKDLHEGLEIGLDAVALSFVQHEQDIIDIKEEIRKHGTWIPVIAKLERKNALDRLEPILELTDAVMVARGDLGLECSMAELPVIQKRVLRACRHAHKGSIVATQMLLSMVQNPVPTRAEATDVANAIMDGADCVMLSEETAVGKYPERVVRFINEISMSAEAYFLERIQGPYMPKKEKNPVKYLAYAAALLAENAESKAIISHSDSGSTARFLSSRRPATPIYCLTPDERVMRYMNFFWGVNPRKADTSIERHMARVERFVQDNPAFAPGDNVVLTSGQPTPGQGERHTNALKIYYK